The DNA region TAAGTTTCCTAAACTGACAGACAAATCAGGTGAGAAGGTAAAGGAATTCAATCTTGAAGAATATTACCAATCTCCTCAAAGTTATTTTATTAAGGAAGACCTTGATAAAGGAGACAAACAACCCTTCGTCCCTTCTGAAATTTGGCAGGCAGAGATATTCAGTCCACCCTATTTGTTTAAGCCGGGTACTCGTCCTGAAATAGTTAAAGCTCCTGAAAGCCTCAACTATGGTAAATCTAGTAGCATCTCAGTTAAGGATGCCACAAAAACAGGTTCTGTAGTTCTGGTTAAGTTGGGTTCAGTTACTCATTCTTTCGATTATGGGCAACGATTAGCAGATTTGTCAGTCGAAAATGTTGCTTTAGGAAGTGAGTCTGCTATCAAATTTAGAGCGCCGAAAAATGCTAATCTTTACCCACCAGGTTACTACATGATGTTCTACCTCAATGAGTTAGGAAAGCCTTCCCACGCCAAGATGGTAAAGCTGGAAGTTTAAGCAGACTCAATCAAATATCAAAAAGAAGGTTTTTTCACTATGAAAAAATCCATTTTGTAACTACTTCCAGCAAATTACATTCTCTCAACCATTGGCGAAATCAATAAAATTTTACTATGGAAAATTTACGCGATCGCCTAGAAGTCGTAGCAGAATTACCGATTGCCCCCGGTAACATCACTGTCACACCTGAAGGTCGAATTATTCTTAGCCTTCACCAGTTTTATAACCCTGAAATCAAAGTAGCGGAGCTTACCAAAGACGATATAGTACCATTTCCTAAGCCGTCAAAAGTAAGATTTTTTATTTTTGATACCGTGCTAGGAATTAAGTCTGATGCTAATGGAACTATTTGGATGTTAGACAACGGCAATCAAAGTAAGTCAGTTCCTAAACTGGTGGCATGGGACACTCATAAAAATGAACTGGCAAGAGTGATTTATCTACCACCGCCCATAACATTAGATAGTTCCTTTGTTAATGATTTAGCAGTGGATTTGACCCGTAATGTTGTCTATATTTCCGACCCAGCAGATGGAAATAAGGCGGCTTTGATTAGGGTTGATTTGAAAACAGGGTTAGCTTGTCGCATTTTACAAGGACACCAAAGCGTAGTGCCAGACGACATTGATTTGGTGGTTGACGGTATACCAGTGCAGATTAAGCAGCTTAATGGGACTTTAATTCGTCCTCACTTGGGTGTGAATGGGATTGTCCTAGATACATGCAATGAATGGCTATATTTTTGTCCGATGCATGGTACTAGTATGTACCGCGTGCAAAGTGCAGACTTGAGCAATCCTGATTTGAGTGAAGCTGAATTGGGCAGCAAAATTGAAAGATACAGCCAAAAACCAATTTGTGAGGGAGCAACGCGATTTTGTGAGGTGCTAAAATCTGGGACGTATATAGCTTGTTTCAGGATGCGATCGCAACTAAAAAACCAGATTTTGTTGAGAATATAGGGGTGTAATTGAGAACTAAACCCCGATCTCACTTTTTCGCGTTGCTCCCAATTTGTGATGGCATTACCATTGACCAAAAAAACAATATCTACTTGGGAGACTTAGCAAATAATGGGATTGGAGTGATTACACCAGATCGATGCTACCAAATTCTAGTTACTGATGAGAAGTTGTCTTGGATAGATTCGCTGACCTTGGGTTCAAATGGATATATATATTTAGATTGCAATCAATTACATCGTTCTGCTCCTCTCAATGCAGGAGAAAATACTTCTATGCCACCCTATTATATTTTTCGGTTGAAACCTTTTACTTCAGAAGTTGCGTAGTGTTAAACCAAATGTCTTACTAAGACTATCTAAAATTCTTGATTTTAATCTGCAACGGTTCAATTGTAACTTTACAACAAGAGTTAAGCAATGGCACTAACAGAAGAAGATTTAAAAACCATACTAGAAGATGGCATCGATCCAGAAAATCCTGGTAAATACCAGACTTTGCTAAAAGATTTACAGGGAAACATTTTAAATGGGCATGGACGAGATCATATCGTACATCTGTTTTTACAATTTAAACAAACGGAAAATCGATGATGCTGCGATCGCAGCACTTGAGGAGGAGTTAAAAACAGGGAAAGGGTTTGCCAGCTATGGTGCAATAGTTGAATGGTTGAAACAAGAACATGGGCAAGATGTTGAATATGCAACTGTTTATGCGTGGGTGAGATATCGATTAGGAGCAAAGCTGAAAGTCCCACGCCCTCAAAGCCATAAACAAGACGAGAAATTGGTATCTGAGTTTAAAAAAAACTCGGCACCATTCTCAACTGTCTAGAAGAACATCTCGCACCTGGCAAGTGTGTTCGCTACTTGTGTCAGGATGAAACAAGGGTTGGACTCAAAACTCTTACAGGCAAAGTGATTACAGCTTCCGGAGTCAAGCCCACCGTTAAGGTGATATGGCCACGGGACAACTTTTGGATTTATGGTGCAATTGAACCATTAACTGGAGACCACAACATTATGAGTACCCAAAACTGGATGGCGAGTGTTTTCAACAGTTCTTGGACTGGCTATCTCAACAATTAGGTTCGGATTACGCTATTTTACAGGTTGACCAAGCACCGGCTCATACCAGTTCAGCAATTTGTTGGCCAGAAAATATCATTCCTCTGTTTCAACCACCATCAGCCCCTGAACTCAATCCCATTGAAAGGCTTTGGCAACTCCTCAAGAAACCTCTCAAAAATCAACTTTTCTCTTCTTTACAAGCTTTACGCGAACGCATCCAAGAGATATTCGACCAACTTACATTTGAGCAAGTAATTTCTGTCTCTTCTTATAACTTTATTCTAGAAGCTCTTTTCTATGCAGCTTCACATTAAATTGGTATAAAATAGTTGAGTTGACACAACAAAGATGGAATGAATTGGGAGGTAAAATAATTTTTATTAACCCTAAATACACCAGTGCTTACGCTTTTGATGGAAGTGGTAAGGTTAGAAGGAGTAAGATTAATTACTCTTTGGCTGTATTTAAAAATGATAAGCAGTACAACGCTGATCTCTCTGCTTCTTACAATATTGGTGCTAGATACTGGTACTCGTTAATTGTAGGAGATAAGCACTTTTCTAGAGTGTTCGTAGGCAAAAGTTCCAACGACACACTGAGAACGCCAGTAACTCTGGATACGCTGAGAAATCTTAGAGTTTCCTAGCGAAAGAATCCCCAACTATATTGCAAGCAATTAGTTGGGGTGCGTTCAAACCAAGATAACTGTTCACTGTTAACTGTTAGAGGAGCGCAATCTACCAGGATGGATACCTGAATCTCACTTGATTGCAAAGTTAGACGGGTCTTGATCTCGTCGATGCTTAGTAGGAATGGGGGCTGGCTGCCCATCACCCGCAAGGGCTGCGGTTTTCTCCAGGGATTCCCTCAATCGCTTGGCTGCGTAGATGGACATGTCTCGCGGTACATTAATGCGATCGCGCAAATATCGTAGAGCAACATCAGATCCCGATGGAGGTACACAGTCTTCACCTGTCATCATGTGTGTTAAAGCACAACGTAGCGCTTGATCAAACAATTTATCATTTAAAGGGTTGACTCGGATAATATTGGTGCGGTGTTCGATAGTTCGTTGAAGAGCTTCCATACGGGAGTTTTCGGGTTCTGGATAACTAACATCTGGTAGCCCAAACCAGGGGCCATTATCCACCCGCGCTTTATTGAGAAGCATTTGGGTTTCGCCGTTTTCCCAACAGCCCCCCATCTGGGGCGGTAAATCATGTGCGTGGGTGTGAAAGTCGCTCTGGGTACCGCAGTAGGTCGGTCGGCTTTCCATTGCCGCAAACCATGCGCTCAAGCGAGGGTTTTCCGAACGCAGGGAATAGCCTTTATAGTAGTAAAGGCTCGCATTCATCCGTTCGAGATATGGCGTAAAAATGACATCGACGATGCCGAAGCCCGATAGAAAGTAAGGGCTTGAGGTGCGACCCAGAGCCTCCTCGACCCTAGCCACCACTTTGATAAATTGTTCTCGGTTGCGTTGTTCTTGTTGAGAGGAATCGGTTCTAGAGCACAGCCAAGCGCACCAGGCTCTAAATAAAAGTCGTTCTAATTGACGTAGAGGAAGTACCGTCAGGTCTTCCATGCCTTGGTTCAATGGGCCAAATACCTTTTCCAAAGCGATCAAAATATCATCGCTTTCCTTAATAATTTGTCCATCTAGCTCGATCGCAGGGAGCATTCCTGATGGTACCTTACGTTTGTACCAACTTTCTTTCTCCCCATAGCAGAACATTGTCACTTTTTCAATGCGATAGGGGATCTGTTTTTCCTCTAGCCATAACCAAACTTTTTGACAGTAAGGACACCAGGCGTGGTTATCGCGGTATAACGTTACCCGCACATCAGATTCTGGCTGACCAAACAAGCGCAACCTGGCTCTAGCGTTTGTGAGACCATTAACGGTATCTATTTGATAATCCGTGAGAGTTTCTAGTTCTTGCCAGCTTAAGGGTGCGGTAGTCATAGGGTGAAATGCGTAGGGCAATTCTGTACTCTACCATCTGTGAGCTGTAAAAACTCACGGAAAAATTTTTATTGAGGATGTTGGAAATAAGCTGAACATTCCAAGATGAATACAGCAATGCTATTAGTTTATCCGCAAATAATGGGCAATTCAATACTAAATTCAGTTCCCCAAGCTGGATCAGATATCACATTAATTCGACCATCATGGCTGTCTATAATTTGGTAACAAATCGATAATCCTAATCCTGTCCCTTTACCGACTGGCTTAGTGGTGAAGAAGGGATTAAACCAATTCGCAATTCGCAATGGGCTAACGCCCCGCTCCGCTAACGCAATGACGCTCGTTCCTCGCTAACGCTGCGCTAACGCAATTACGTTTTGTGACGGGGATTTAGACCCCGACACAAAACGTGCTGCCTATCTTGCTGGGGACTTAAACCCCCAAAGTTCGTTAAATATCTGATTATGAATCTGGGTAGGGATTCCGTTACCGTTATCCTTGATGAAAATTGCAATGTAGCGATCGTTTAGTTTCTGCGTGCGAATCCAAATCCGACTAGGATCATTTTGCATTACTTCTTGTGATGACCTACGGTCGGTCGGAGAGCATCGCATTTGTTCAGCGCTTTACTGGTCTTGTTAAAGAGTCTGGCAGCAGGCTGATTAACTGCTAAAATTTCACCTGCGCTAGTCACACTAGCAAAGGGTCAACGCTATGTCTTCTCCTCAAGTTGACTCTACAGCGATCGCCCCGCCATGTTTGCCAACGACCATTTGACGAGCGATCGCCAATCCTAACCCGTTTCTTCGTCAACATGTTTAATAGTAAAGAAATGCATCAATGTCATTCACTAAAATATTTATAAGTACCTGATTTAGAGGCTATAAGATACTTATGAAAAAGTGAATATACATTTCAAGGAGTAGTAATTTTTGTTAGTTCTACTGTAGAGATGATGCTTAGTTTGTAATAAATCCGGGTTAACCCTATTTTGTCTAGGATGACTGTAAGCAATGGCGATGCCTACGGCGGGCGTTTGCGTAGCGTCTCAAAGAGAAGCCATCGCCTCCGACGGGGTATAGCCTATCGCATTACAATTCATACTTTCTAGTTATCCTACCTATTTTGAAGCTAGGTAAAAAACTTGAGGTAGCTGTGAGGAAATATTTGAATTAAACAGTTTTTTAATCTGTTAAAAATAAATTATCAACATTGAGTATTTAAAGTAGGCTAAACTGGGTGTAAAAGCTGGCAGAATATTAGTAATCTGCAATCAATCTTAATCTATTTTTTGAGAACACAAAGCAAATGTAGATGAGTTTTATCAGAAGCTATCAGATGATATTAAGGAGGCAAATATCATGCAAAAAGAATATATGGAGATTTTAGAAACATTAATTAATAAATTGACATTATCTGCAATATTAGAAATGTTAGAGCGAATATGTCACAAAAAAGCGGAAAATCTAAGAACTCATTGGCAAGATGAAACTTCAGCAAAGCTTTGGGATAAAGCCGCTAGACAGATAGAACAGATAAATGTTGATGTTTGATTAGACAATAAAGTTCAGTAAATAAAAGGGATTAGTTACTAGTACCGCAAGGCGGAAGTCAAAAGTCAAAAGCCAAAAATAAAAAGAAACACAGCGTAAATGTTTCGTTGATTTGAAATGGGTTGTTTATTTCCGCCGCGCTGTACTATAGGAATCCGGTTTGATTTCTGAAAATATACGTAGGATGGAGCAGCATCGGTATTTGCGAATTGCCCTTGTTATTGTTGGAATTGCTTTTCTCATGGTCTATCCGTTGATGAAGATATGGTCATCGGGCTGGTCATGGCAACCAGGTCAATACGAATATGAACAGATGATCATCGGCATTTATGCGACGCTCGGTGTATTTTTACTATGGGCTTCTCGAAAACCAGAAGCGCATCTTAGTTTAATCTGGTTCACTGTCTGGTCGAGTTTTGTTCATGGGGTGATCATGGCGGTACACGCAGTGATTGACTCTGCGGAACGTGGACACCTCTTCGGCGATGTTCCAGCATTGATCTTGGTAGCAATTGTCCTTGGTTTCCTAGCGTCACGCGAAGTAGTACCAGTGCATGAATAAGCGCGGCATAACATCTTAATTAAGAAATATTTCTAATAGTTCTGAGAGGAATTGCAGAGTGAGCGATCGCTCGACCATTGGGACTTAATAACGCTCCGGTAATTTTGCCATGAGGGTTTTTGTAACCCATATTCCGCACTTCGCTTTGTAGTACACCAGTACTACAGTTTTTGGGCTAATAGTCCTTGAATAGCGATCGCTAAAAGTCTAGTAGATAGCAGTGTTAATACTTAATCAGAATAATGATTTTTTGTAGCATTTATTGAAGTATTAAGGTATGACATTTTGAAGTGCGGAATGTGGGTTGTAACTAGCGATTAACGTACCATCTCGCCGTTTGAGTTGTACCGTATCATCTTCACTAGGAAGAGCTACAATACAGTTCAGATAAGACCAAAACACTTGTAGAGACGGCGATTTATCGCGTCTCGAAAACCCAATTTTGTACAATTAGCCCTTAACTGAACCGTATTGGGCTAAAACTCCCTTCCCTCCTGCCCCCTGCCTCCTGCCTTATCTCAACAATAAATTTTCCCACCCACCTACTTATCCTTTTCTGTTTCGGTCAGTTGCGTGTGTTTCTTAAGCAGGAGATAGATTTTATAATAAATTGAATTTTTTGATATGGATTTATTTATACAAGAGTTTAATTAACGGCAAGTAGCCATGTACTAAAGTTATTTATTAATCTTATAGAAATGTATCTTTTCAGGTGCTTATTATTAATAACAAACTAATACTCCAAGGAAAAAGCGATGTCTGCCTTACCTCTCAATAGCCAGAATCTACCTTACCCTGATCCTTTGCACCCAATTATCGTTCACTTTGTGATTGCAATGGTGTTTTTTTCTTTTTTCTGTGACGTGGTGGGGTATTTTACCCGTAACGTGCGTTTATTTGAGGTGAGTTTCTGGAATATGTTTGTTGCTGCGATCGCTATTTTCTTAGCAATTATCTTTGGTCAGTTTGAAGCAGGACTAGCACAAGCTCAGAAAGCAGCTCAGTCAACACTGAATTATCATACCGTCCTGGGTTGGTCACTAGGGGCGATTGTTGCAGCGATCGCAGCTTGGCGTTTTGTGATTCGCAACCGCAGCACCCGAAAAGTACCGCCAGCTTATTTGGGGGCTGCAACATTTTTAGTCTGCCTAGTATTCTTGCAAGTGTATTTAGGGAGTAAACTGTTTTGGGTGTATGGATTGCACGTTGAACCTGTAGTTCAAGCCTTGAAACAGGGAGTTTCACCATGAACCCACAACTGATTGAGCAGTTGAGATTACGGCTGGGCGCTAACGGATTACCTTACGAGATTCCTATACATCCGCAGTTGGTGCATCTAACGCTGGGTTTGTTCATCATTGCCATCATTTTTGACATAGGAGGAGTGCTGTTTTCTTTAGAAAAACCAATTTTCAAATTTTTGGGATTGGCTGCTACCCGTTCTAGCTTTTTTGATGTCGGCTGGTACAACCTGATAGCAGCAGCAGCTATCACATTTTTCACGGTTGCGGCTGGTTTTTTTGAGCTACTTTTGGCAAATCCACCAGTCGATCAAAAGAGTGCTTGGGGGTTAAATCCTGGTTGGACGATGCTTTTACACGGTTTGGGTGGCGTTTTGCTGTTGGGGATCATTGTAGCCATGTCTGTATGGAGAGGTTTACAACGCTATCGCTGGCGAAAGGATGATTCCAGACAGGTGCAGTGGAGTTACTTGTTAGCAGGGATTGCGATATTAGGCATATTATTCGTTCACGGAACATTGGGAGCGCATTTGGGAGAGGAATTTGGGATTCATGTTACTGCTGCTAATACCATTTCTAAGAATGTTGACAACAAATAATTAAACGAGAATTTATCAAATTTTATGTTTAGTGTTTTTGAATATGTATTGATAGCGGTTTATGTAGCAGTGTTGCTCGTCATCAGTCGGTGGATTGGGAAGCAGGCGTTTTCTTGGATGCCTCCCCAAGCTACAGCAGAAGCACAACGGGTAGATGATTTATTTAGTTTCTTAGTCTCAATTGGAGCATTTATCTTACTTGGGCTAATTGGCGTTATGATTTATGCGATCGCATTCCATCGCGCCCCTCCAGAAGACTACACCGAGGGACACCCTTCTAGAGGCGATGCAAGGCTAGAAATATTGTGGACAGCAACCCCGACTTTGTTAGTAGTGTGGATTGCTTTCCAAAGCTTCAATATTTATCAGCAATTAAATATTTTAGGTTTAAAGCAAATTGTGCATTTGCACACACCCCTAGAATCTGCACCCGCTTATGCCGAAACCGTCAGCGATGCCCCCAAACCTGCATCTGAAACTATTGATGTTTTCGTTAAGCAGTGGGATTGGTCTTTTCGTTATCCAAATAATGTTACTAGCAATCAATTACATCTGCCGATAAATCGCAGCACTCGCTTAAATCTGCAAGCGCAGGATGTAATCCACGGTTTCTACGTCCCTGAGTTTCGCTTAAAGCAGGATATTATTCCAGGGCGCGACATTGATATTGTGCTAACACCCATTCGTGCAGGCAAATATCGGCTGAAAGATTCTCAATTTAGCGGCACTTACTTTGCCTTAATGGAAACGGATGTATACGTTGAATCCCTCGATCAATATAATCAGTGGCTCACGCAAACTGCTAATAGCGAACAAACTCCAATGAAGAGTGCTGAGTTCCGAGTGCTGAGTGCTGAGTTAAAAGACTGCCCACAAAGTGCGGAGTATCAACCAACTCAGGATAAGAATATTCCAGCGATAAAGGGCGGGGCGTTTACTAAATGCGAAAGTACTCAGTACTCAAGACTCAGTAAGGTAAATCAGGCAGTTGCCGAAAATATCCAACCACCAAAAACATTGTTTAATAGCGGCTGGTACACCGTCACACCTGCTCAACCTGGCATTGCCAATAAAAGGAAGCAAAATAATGACACATGATTTTAGTCAAGAGATTACCGGGGATCAAGAATCGAAAAATTACCAGAACCAGCAGGGTAATACTTGGCGGCAATATTTCAGCTTCAACACCGATCATAAGGTGATTGGAATTCAGTACATGGTCATGACCTTCATTTTCTTCTTGATTGGCGGGCTGTTGGCGATGCTGATCAGGGCTGAATTGCTCACCCCAGAATCAAATTTGGTTGATCGCCCGCTTTACAACGGTTTGTTCACCATGCACGGGACAATCATGATTTTCCTGTGGATTATTCCCTTCAATGCAGGTCTTTCTAACTACTTAGTACCGTTAATGATTGGAGCGCGGGACATGGCTTTTCCCCTGCTCAACGCCATCTCTTTTTGGATTTTGCCACCCGCAGGTCTTTTACTACTATCTAGCTTCTTCCTCCCAAACGGCACTGCACAATCTGGCTGGTGGTCTTATCCGCCAATTAGTCTGCAAATTCCAGGCGGTGAACTGATTAACGGTGAATTTATTTGGATAGTCAGTTTAGTTTTAATTGGCATCTCTTCAATCATGGGGGCTGTCAACTTTGTGACAACTATCTTTTGGATGCGGGCCCCAGGAATGACATTTTTTCGGATGCCTGTGTTTGTTTGGTCGGTTCTCAGTGCCCAGTTATTGCAACTGATTAATTTACCTGCATTGACGGGTGCATTGATCTTGCTGTTGCTTGACCTATCGGTTGGTACACAATTCTTTAAACCGGATGGGAATGGCGATCCCATTATTTACCAGCATTTATTTTGGTTCTACTCTCATCCAGCAGTTTATATCATGGCACTACCAGCCTTCGGTATTTTTGCTGAGGTTTTGCCTGCATTTTCTCGCAATCCTCTATTTGGTTATCGGTCAGTTGCGATCGCAACCTTGGGTATTGCTTTAATCAGCATCTTCGTTTGGGTACATCACATGTTCACCAGTGCCACCCCTGGTTGGATGCGGATGACCTTTATGGCTACTTCAATGTTAGTTGCTATACCCACTGGTATTAAAGCCTTCGCTTGGACTGCCACCATTTGGAGGAGCAAACTACATCTAGAGACACCAATGCTGTTTGCAATGGGAGGTGCAGCCATGTTTATTTTTGGCGGTGTTACTGGTGTAATGCTTGCTGCCACGCCCTTTGATATTCACGTTAATAATACTTACTTTGTAGTGGGACACTTCCATTACATCGTTTTTAACACGATCACAATGGCAATTTTCGCGGCAATTTACTACTGGTTTCCTAAAATAACTGGAAGAATGTATGCTGAGGGTTGGGGCAAGTTACATTTTTGGCTGACCTTTATACCTGCCAATATTACCTTCTTCTCCATGCACCCATTAGGTTTACAAGGGATGCTACGCCGAGTTTCTTCCTACGATCCACAGTATCAAGGATGGAACGTCATCGCTAGCCTGGCATCATTCTTACTAGGAGCATCTACATTGCCTTTTATTGCTAACATAGTAGGCTCTTGGCTTTACGGGCCGAGGGCTGTTGACAATCCTTGGCACGCTACTGGATTAGAATGGACAATTTCTTCACCACCTCCACGAGATAACTTTGAGGAGATTCCAATTGTCACAAGACCTCCTTATGACTACGGCAATCCAAAATACTCAGTAATCGAAAATTCTAATAATGGTGAGTTTCAGTAGGGACTGGGGACTAGGAAGGAAATAATAGTTATAAGTTCTTCAATTTCTAATCCCAATGCCCAATGCCCAATGCCCAATTCCCCAATTGAATTATGCAACGTCGCACTCATATAGATGAAAGTCCAATCCGTTTTGATTTGTGGCGGCGACGCTTGCCAAATTGGTTACAGCGATTCCTACCAAGTGGTGGCGGTAGTCATGAAGATCATCATGGTAAAGGAATGTTCGGATTTACCGTGTTCCTGCTGTCGGAAAGCATCATCTTTTTGAGTTTCATCTTTACTTATATTGCTCTACGACTGACTACTAAAAATTGGCTACCACCTGGTATTTCTGGGCCAGAATTGTCTACAATTGTGGTTATTAATACGGTAGTATTACTTTCTAGCAGCTTTGTCATTCAACCAGCAGAAAATGCCCTCAAGCGTAATCAACTCAATAAATTTCGTTGGCTATGGTTAATAACGATCGCAATGGGGAGTTACTTCTTAGTTGGTCTGCTAATTGAGTGGAAAAGCCTCGATTTCAAGATTACTACAGGGTTAGTTGGTTCGACATTTTACTTACTAACAGGCTTCCACGGTCTACATGTTCTGGCTGGTGTTGTGCTTCAGATAATTATGCTGATTCGCTCATTTATTCCAGGCAATTATAATAAGACTCACTTCGGTACAAGTGCAACTACTCTTTTTTGGCACTTTGTTGATGTTGTTTGGGTCTTTCTTTTCTCACTTCTCTACCTTTGGCGAACATAAAAATGTCCAGAAATCCAAATATCTTAAGGAGTAATGTGATGAATCTATTCGTGCAAGAAATACCAGCTTCAGAACTAGCACCAAAAACAATTCAAGAAACTCCAGCACCAGGTCAAGATCCACTAATTGCACGCGGATTACAAAAAGAGCAATATGCTGGCATTATTGGGCTAGCGATCGCTCTGATTGCTGCTGTCGGATTTTTTAGTCGCAGAGTTGAATATGCTATTGCATTGGCTCTTTTTATCAGCGTCATTTTCATTGCATTGTTTTTATTCGTATAGCAAAAGGTTGAAGAGTATTTTATGAACAACCCAATTTATCAAACTGTGATTGTCGGCGGCGGTTTTACGGGGCTATTTACAGCCTTACATTTAGCTCACGAACATTATCCTCGCTCTGTCATCTTGATTGATAAAGATGAGCGCTTTTGCTTTAAGCCATTACTTTATGAGTATTTCGATAGTGAAATGGATAGCTTTCAGGTAGTCCCACGTTTTTCAGAATTACTCAAAGGTAGTGGTGTCATCTTTGTTCAAGATACAGTGCAATCGATAGACTTGCATCAACGGGAAGTTAAATTAGCTTCGGGAAACTCCTATAATTACAGCAATTTAGTATTAGCTTTGGGCAGCGTTACTGGCTATCATCGTGTTGAGGGTGCGAATGTTAATGCTTTTCCTTTCTGGACGCAAGCAGATGCGATCGCTCTTGACCGTCATTTACGTGACTGTTTGCAAAAAGCCGTCCAAACTGAAGATGTAGAACAACGCCGAAAACTATTAACAGTAGCTATAGTTGGTGGTGGTGCAAGTGGTGTAGAAATGGCAGCAACTCTAGCGGATTTTCTACCACATTGGTATAGCGC from Nostoc commune NIES-4072 includes:
- a CDS encoding ATP-binding protein → MRCSPTDRRSSQEVMQNDPSRIWIRTQKLNDRYIAIFIKDNGNGIPTQIHNQIFNELWGFKSPAR
- a CDS encoding DUF2231 domain-containing protein, producing the protein MSALPLNSQNLPYPDPLHPIIVHFVIAMVFFSFFCDVVGYFTRNVRLFEVSFWNMFVAAIAIFLAIIFGQFEAGLAQAQKAAQSTLNYHTVLGWSLGAIVAAIAAWRFVIRNRSTRKVPPAYLGAATFLVCLVFLQVYLGSKLFWVYGLHVEPVVQALKQGVSP
- a CDS encoding DUF6632 domain-containing protein, whose product is MEQHRYLRIALVIVGIAFLMVYPLMKIWSSGWSWQPGQYEYEQMIIGIYATLGVFLLWASRKPEAHLSLIWFTVWSSFVHGVIMAVHAVIDSAERGHLFGDVPALILVAIVLGFLASREVVPVHE
- a CDS encoding cytochrome c oxidase subunit I, whose protein sequence is MTHDFSQEITGDQESKNYQNQQGNTWRQYFSFNTDHKVIGIQYMVMTFIFFLIGGLLAMLIRAELLTPESNLVDRPLYNGLFTMHGTIMIFLWIIPFNAGLSNYLVPLMIGARDMAFPLLNAISFWILPPAGLLLLSSFFLPNGTAQSGWWSYPPISLQIPGGELINGEFIWIVSLVLIGISSIMGAVNFVTTIFWMRAPGMTFFRMPVFVWSVLSAQLLQLINLPALTGALILLLLDLSVGTQFFKPDGNGDPIIYQHLFWFYSHPAVYIMALPAFGIFAEVLPAFSRNPLFGYRSVAIATLGIALISIFVWVHHMFTSATPGWMRMTFMATSMLVAIPTGIKAFAWTATIWRSKLHLETPMLFAMGGAAMFIFGGVTGVMLAATPFDIHVNNTYFVVGHFHYIVFNTITMAIFAAIYYWFPKITGRMYAEGWGKLHFWLTFIPANITFFSMHPLGLQGMLRRVSSYDPQYQGWNVIASLASFLLGASTLPFIANIVGSWLYGPRAVDNPWHATGLEWTISSPPPRDNFEEIPIVTRPPYDYGNPKYSVIENSNNGEFQ
- a CDS encoding winged helix-turn-helix domain-containing protein — translated: MDEIISYICFYNLNKRKIDDAAIAALEEELKTGKGFASYGAIVEWLKQEHGQDVEYATVYAWVRYRLGAKLKVPRPQSHKQDEKLVSEFKKNSAPFSTV
- a CDS encoding DUF2231 domain-containing protein, with translation MNPQLIEQLRLRLGANGLPYEIPIHPQLVHLTLGLFIIAIIFDIGGVLFSLEKPIFKFLGLAATRSSFFDVGWYNLIAAAAITFFTVAAGFFELLLANPPVDQKSAWGLNPGWTMLLHGLGGVLLLGIIVAMSVWRGLQRYRWRKDDSRQVQWSYLLAGIAILGILFVHGTLGAHLGEEFGIHVTAANTISKNVDNK
- a CDS encoding cytochrome c oxidase subunit II, whose product is MFSVFEYVLIAVYVAVLLVISRWIGKQAFSWMPPQATAEAQRVDDLFSFLVSIGAFILLGLIGVMIYAIAFHRAPPEDYTEGHPSRGDARLEILWTATPTLLVVWIAFQSFNIYQQLNILGLKQIVHLHTPLESAPAYAETVSDAPKPASETIDVFVKQWDWSFRYPNNVTSNQLHLPINRSTRLNLQAQDVIHGFYVPEFRLKQDIIPGRDIDIVLTPIRAGKYRLKDSQFSGTYFALMETDVYVESLDQYNQWLTQTANSEQTPMKSAEFRVLSAELKDCPQSAEYQPTQDKNIPAIKGGAFTKCESTQYSRLSKVNQAVAENIQPPKTLFNSGWYTVTPAQPGIANKRKQNNDT
- a CDS encoding transposase; this encodes MNWRPQHYEYPKLDGECFQQFLDWLSQQLGSDYAILQVDQAPAHTSSAICWPENIIPLFQPPSAPELNPIERLWQLLKKPLKNQLFSSLQALRERIQEIFDQLTFEQVISVSSYNFILEALFYAASH
- a CDS encoding cytochrome c oxidase subunit 3 encodes the protein MQRRTHIDESPIRFDLWRRRLPNWLQRFLPSGGGSHEDHHGKGMFGFTVFLLSESIIFLSFIFTYIALRLTTKNWLPPGISGPELSTIVVINTVVLLSSSFVIQPAENALKRNQLNKFRWLWLITIAMGSYFLVGLLIEWKSLDFKITTGLVGSTFYLLTGFHGLHVLAGVVLQIIMLIRSFIPGNYNKTHFGTSATTLFWHFVDVVWVFLFSLLYLWRT
- a CDS encoding L-dopachrome tautomerase-related protein — translated: MENLRDRLEVVAELPIAPGNITVTPEGRIILSLHQFYNPEIKVAELTKDDIVPFPKPSKVRFFIFDTVLGIKSDANGTIWMLDNGNQSKSVPKLVAWDTHKNELARVIYLPPPITLDSSFVNDLAVDLTRNVVYISDPADGNKAALIRVDLKTGLACRILQGHQSVVPDDIDLVVDGIPVQIKQLNGTLIRPHLGVNGIVLDTCNEWLYFCPMHGTSMYRVQSADLSNPDLSEAELGSKIERYSQKPICEGATRFCEVLKSGTYIACFRMRSQLKNQILLRI
- a CDS encoding glutathione S-transferase family protein, with amino-acid sequence MTTAPLSWQELETLTDYQIDTVNGLTNARARLRLFGQPESDVRVTLYRDNHAWCPYCQKVWLWLEEKQIPYRIEKVTMFCYGEKESWYKRKVPSGMLPAIELDGQIIKESDDILIALEKVFGPLNQGMEDLTVLPLRQLERLLFRAWCAWLCSRTDSSQQEQRNREQFIKVVARVEEALGRTSSPYFLSGFGIVDVIFTPYLERMNASLYYYKGYSLRSENPRLSAWFAAMESRPTYCGTQSDFHTHAHDLPPQMGGCWENGETQMLLNKARVDNGPWFGLPDVSYPEPENSRMEALQRTIEHRTNIIRVNPLNDKLFDQALRCALTHMMTGEDCVPPSGSDVALRYLRDRINVPRDMSIYAAKRLRESLEKTAALAGDGQPAPIPTKHRRDQDPSNFAIK